One window of Sphingomonas sp. KC8 genomic DNA carries:
- a CDS encoding TonB-dependent receptor: MKRVSLILLATSAIGGPAFAQQADGSAATTSQGLADIVVTAQKRAESLQDTPISISALDATSLESKRVVSLADLTSAIPNMQVSPHPNTGTTLRVTVRGIGEPSATQTRDSPVAVYVDGVYVSKGQGLANELAELERVEVLRGPQGTLYGRNATAGAINFISRAPELGEFGAQQSFTIGSRNEFRSRTSINIPIGDTLAAELTYVRAKKNGFVRNLGAGAKYFGTVDRNAIRGALLWQATDALEARYTYDSSWLEDTSPFIQAVPFYPAKGARQRSGSSGAVALRPGSTRVQGHNLTVSYDLGDALTIKSITGYRKLRDNTNQVYNPGPVRPFLPFNNVNTTDQHQFSEELQFIGDVADGALKYVGGLYYFSESGDSLDLSNMPSGLNPRRAHWNNKAYAVFGQATWTPNFLDERLHITVGARWSKDERAADVYSTRTPPGGTAIVILDAAGKRNFKDFSPTATVQFDINDDVNIYAKASKGYKTGGFNPTATTPARFAAGFGPETLVSYEAGLKSEFFDRRIRFNIAAYYSDYKDIQTNIFDPFNPRVFDVLNAGKARTQGFEADITALLFDGMTLGASYGYVDPKFKEVIDLTGTDIASTFRFTHAPKNSFTLNADYKSQPTDAGIIEANLNYAWQDKYFGLTTDPRVVTHSYGLLNGRLGLSDAGGIEGLRIAIWGRNLTNTNYYANFFALGDVGAAMMGEPRSMGVDVSMKF, from the coding sequence TTGAAACGGGTTTCTCTAATATTGCTTGCGACGTCTGCGATCGGCGGACCGGCTTTCGCCCAGCAGGCCGACGGTTCGGCGGCAACAACCAGCCAGGGGCTGGCCGATATCGTCGTTACCGCGCAAAAACGTGCCGAAAGCCTGCAGGACACGCCGATTTCGATTTCGGCGCTTGATGCGACATCGCTGGAAAGCAAGCGGGTCGTTTCGCTCGCGGATCTGACGTCCGCGATCCCCAATATGCAGGTTTCGCCGCACCCGAACACGGGCACGACCTTGCGCGTGACGGTGCGCGGCATCGGCGAGCCTTCGGCGACGCAAACGCGCGATAGCCCGGTCGCGGTCTATGTGGACGGCGTCTATGTCAGCAAGGGGCAGGGCTTGGCCAACGAACTGGCCGAACTGGAGCGGGTGGAAGTGCTGCGCGGTCCGCAGGGCACGCTGTACGGCCGCAACGCGACGGCCGGTGCGATCAACTTCATCAGCCGGGCGCCCGAACTGGGTGAATTTGGCGCGCAGCAGAGCTTTACGATTGGCAGCCGCAATGAATTCCGGTCGCGTACCTCGATCAACATTCCGATCGGCGATACGCTGGCTGCGGAACTGACCTATGTCCGCGCGAAGAAGAACGGCTTCGTCCGCAATCTCGGTGCGGGGGCCAAATATTTCGGCACAGTCGACCGCAACGCCATTCGCGGGGCGCTGCTGTGGCAGGCAACGGATGCGCTGGAAGCGCGCTATACCTATGATTCGTCGTGGCTTGAGGACACGTCGCCGTTCATCCAGGCCGTGCCTTTCTATCCGGCCAAGGGCGCAAGACAGCGTAGCGGCAGTTCGGGCGCCGTCGCATTGCGGCCGGGTTCGACACGGGTGCAGGGCCATAACCTGACGGTCAGCTATGATCTTGGCGATGCCCTTACGATCAAGTCGATCACGGGCTATCGCAAGCTGCGCGACAACACGAACCAGGTCTATAATCCGGGGCCGGTGCGGCCATTCCTGCCGTTCAACAACGTCAACACCACGGATCAGCACCAGTTCAGCGAAGAATTGCAGTTCATTGGCGATGTTGCCGATGGGGCGCTGAAATATGTCGGCGGGCTGTATTATTTCAGCGAATCCGGCGACAGCCTCGACCTGTCCAACATGCCATCCGGCCTAAATCCCCGCAGGGCGCACTGGAACAACAAGGCCTATGCCGTTTTCGGCCAGGCAACCTGGACGCCCAACTTTCTTGATGAGCGGCTGCACATCACGGTCGGTGCTCGCTGGTCCAAAGATGAACGCGCCGCCGACGTCTATTCGACGCGTACACCGCCTGGGGGCACCGCCATCGTTATTCTCGACGCGGCGGGCAAGAGGAACTTCAAGGATTTCAGCCCGACAGCCACGGTGCAGTTCGACATTAACGATGATGTGAACATTTATGCCAAAGCATCGAAGGGATATAAGACCGGCGGCTTCAATCCGACCGCGACAACCCCGGCGCGTTTTGCCGCCGGCTTTGGCCCGGAAACGCTTGTCTCCTACGAAGCCGGCCTGAAATCGGAGTTCTTCGATCGCCGTATCCGATTCAACATCGCGGCTTATTACAGCGATTATAAGGACATTCAGACCAACATCTTCGATCCGTTCAATCCGCGCGTGTTCGACGTTCTGAACGCCGGCAAGGCACGCACCCAGGGCTTTGAGGCGGATATCACCGCCTTGCTGTTCGACGGGATGACGCTGGGCGCCAGCTACGGCTATGTCGATCCGAAGTTCAAGGAGGTCATCGACCTGACGGGCACGGATATCGCATCGACCTTCCGTTTCACCCATGCGCCGAAGAACAGCTTTACCCTGAATGCGGATTACAAATCCCAGCCAACGGATGCTGGGATCATCGAGGCGAACCTGAACTATGCCTGGCAGGACAAGTATTTCGGCCTGACCACCGATCCCAGGGTCGTCACCCATTCTTACGGATTGCTCAACGGGCGTCTGGGTTTGAGTGACGCCGGCGGCATCGAAGGGCTGCGGATCGCCATCTGGGGGCGCAACCTGACCAATACCAATTATTATGCGAACTTCTTCGCGCTGGGCGATGTCGGTGCGGCCATGATGGGCGAACCGCGCAGCATGGGTGTCGATGTCAGCATGAAGTTTTGA
- the glnA gene encoding type I glutamate--ammonia ligase, which yields MANKASDVLKLIKDKEIEWVDLRFTDPKGKWQHLTMVSSVVTDDELTDGFMFDGSSIEGWKAINESDMILKPDLDAIWIDPFSATPMLILVCDVVEPSTGELYARDPRSTAKRAEAFLKSTGIGDTVYVGPEAEFFMFDDVRFENSYSTSYYKIDDIELPGNTGREYEGGNLGHRPRAKGGYFPVAPVDSAVDIRGEMVSTMLEMGLPCDKHHHEVAAAQHELGLTFGTLVTTADRMQIYKYVVHQVAQAYGKTATFMPKPIKEDNGSGMHTHFSIWNGKEPLFAGNGYAGLSDMCLYFIGGVIKHAKALNAFTNPTTNSYKRLVPGYEAPVLLAYSSRNRSASCRIPYGTGAKSKRVEFRFPDAMANPYLCYAALLMAGLDGIENKIHPGEAMDKNLYDLPPEELKEVPTVCASLREALEELQKDTAFLTKGGVFSDDQIAAYIDIKWAEVARWEMTPSPVEYDMYYSS from the coding sequence ATGGCCAATAAGGCTTCTGACGTTCTGAAACTCATCAAGGACAAGGAGATCGAGTGGGTCGACCTCCGCTTCACCGACCCGAAGGGCAAGTGGCAGCACCTCACCATGGTTTCCAGCGTCGTCACCGACGATGAGCTGACCGACGGCTTCATGTTCGACGGTTCGTCGATCGAAGGCTGGAAGGCGATCAACGAAAGCGACATGATCCTCAAGCCGGATCTGGACGCGATCTGGATCGATCCGTTCTCGGCGACGCCGATGCTGATCCTGGTGTGCGACGTCGTCGAACCGTCGACCGGCGAACTCTATGCCCGCGATCCGCGTTCGACCGCGAAGCGCGCCGAAGCGTTCCTGAAGTCGACCGGCATCGGCGACACCGTTTATGTCGGCCCCGAAGCCGAATTTTTCATGTTCGACGATGTTCGCTTCGAAAACAGCTATTCGACCAGCTATTACAAGATCGACGACATCGAACTGCCGGGCAACACCGGCCGCGAATATGAAGGCGGCAACCTCGGCCACCGTCCGCGCGCCAAGGGCGGCTATTTCCCGGTCGCGCCGGTCGACAGCGCCGTCGACATCCGTGGCGAAATGGTTTCGACCATGCTCGAAATGGGCCTGCCCTGCGACAAGCATCACCACGAAGTGGCCGCAGCCCAGCACGAACTGGGCCTCACCTTCGGCACGCTGGTGACGACTGCGGATCGCATGCAGATCTACAAATATGTCGTCCATCAGGTCGCCCAGGCTTATGGCAAGACCGCGACGTTCATGCCCAAGCCGATCAAGGAAGATAACGGTTCGGGGATGCACACGCACTTCTCGATCTGGAACGGCAAGGAACCGCTGTTCGCGGGCAATGGCTATGCCGGCCTGTCGGATATGTGCCTGTACTTCATCGGCGGCGTGATCAAGCATGCCAAGGCGCTCAATGCCTTCACCAACCCGACCACCAACAGCTACAAGCGTCTGGTGCCGGGCTATGAAGCGCCGGTGCTGCTCGCTTATTCGTCGCGCAACCGTTCGGCTTCGTGCCGCATCCCGTACGGCACCGGCGCGAAGTCCAAGCGCGTCGAATTCCGTTTCCCCGATGCGATGGCCAATCCGTATCTCTGCTACGCAGCGCTGCTGATGGCCGGCCTCGACGGGATCGAAAACAAGATCCATCCGGGCGAAGCGATGGACAAGAACCTGTACGATCTTCCGCCGGAAGAACTGAAGGAAGTGCCCACCGTCTGCGCCTCGCTGCGTGAAGCGCTGGAAGAACTCCAGAAGGACACCGCCTTCCTCACCAAGGGCGGCGTGTTCAGCGACGATCAGATCGCGGCCTATATCGATATCAAGTGGGCCGAAGTCGCGCGTTGGGAAATGACCCCCAGCCCGGTCGAATATGACATGTACTATTCGTCGTAA
- a CDS encoding endonuclease V yields MSREWLVVETLREATAVQRRIGELAETADRIGPVQHIAGADVSMKWRDSRGPIHAAIAPVDGAPATATMIPAFPYVPGYLGFREAPVLAAAWDRLAGKPDLILVDGQGRAHPRRAGVASHLGVMLDVPTIGCAKSLLCGAVAGAVGPQPGDRAAVVDRGEVIAIALRTRPRAAPIYVSVGHRLSLDSAVAWVLRLCDGRRLPVPIRLAHDAANAARRAFDGQG; encoded by the coding sequence GTGAGTCGCGAATGGCTGGTGGTGGAGACGCTGCGCGAGGCAACCGCCGTCCAGCGACGGATCGGCGAACTGGCGGAGACGGCCGACCGGATCGGCCCGGTGCAGCACATCGCCGGGGCCGACGTATCGATGAAATGGCGCGACAGCCGCGGCCCGATCCATGCCGCGATCGCCCCCGTCGATGGCGCGCCCGCCACCGCGACGATGATTCCGGCCTTTCCCTATGTGCCCGGCTATCTGGGGTTTCGCGAAGCCCCCGTGCTGGCGGCGGCGTGGGACCGGCTGGCGGGCAAGCCCGACCTGATCCTGGTCGACGGGCAGGGGCGGGCGCATCCCCGGCGTGCGGGCGTGGCCAGCCATCTGGGGGTGATGCTGGATGTCCCCACCATCGGTTGCGCCAAATCGCTGCTGTGCGGCGCGGTGGCGGGTGCAGTGGGACCGCAACCGGGCGACCGCGCGGCGGTGGTGGACCGGGGCGAGGTGATTGCGATCGCGCTGCGCACCCGGCCAAGGGCCGCGCCCATTTATGTGAGTGTCGGCCATCGCCTGTCGCTGGACAGCGCGGTCGCATGGGTGCTGCGCCTGTGCGACGGCCGCCGATTGCCGGTGCCGATCCGGCTGGCGCACGATGCCGCCAATGCCGCGCGGCGTGCGTTTGACGGGCAGGGATGA
- a CDS encoding TetR/AcrR family transcriptional regulator codes for MSQPMQSDKLASAGSAPRKLSKGQATRRNILEAAEISFAEVGFDAARLDMIAEEVGIKQAAIFYHFPSKRNLFDELNRDIQASLVHLTKVRLEGATDPWERLMLLVEVWLDFMVARPTAARLILRACADATGADGEKGQYSTDALHLFRAVIADGIASGRFGDVSSMYLVNLLSGSILHYVCNPGQLGSDRPYRPDDPAEVAMFKTVLRKTARAVLDVQ; via the coding sequence ATGTCGCAGCCTATGCAATCCGACAAGCTGGCCAGCGCTGGTTCCGCCCCGCGAAAACTTAGCAAAGGTCAGGCGACCCGCCGCAATATCCTTGAAGCCGCTGAAATCAGCTTTGCCGAAGTGGGCTTCGACGCCGCGCGGCTGGACATGATTGCCGAAGAAGTGGGCATCAAGCAGGCGGCGATCTTTTACCATTTTCCGAGCAAGCGGAACCTGTTCGACGAACTGAACCGGGACATTCAGGCCAGCCTGGTCCATCTGACCAAAGTCCGTTTGGAAGGGGCGACCGATCCCTGGGAAAGGTTGATGCTGCTGGTCGAGGTGTGGCTGGATTTCATGGTGGCCCGCCCGACCGCTGCGCGATTGATCCTGCGTGCGTGCGCGGATGCAACGGGAGCGGACGGCGAAAAAGGGCAATATTCAACCGATGCACTGCACCTGTTTCGCGCGGTGATCGCCGACGGTATTGCGTCCGGCCGCTTCGGTGATGTCAGTTCGATGTATCTGGTCAATCTGCTCAGCGGCAGCATTTTGCATTATGTCTGCAATCCCGGGCAATTGGGTAGCGATCGCCCCTATCGGCCCGATGATCCCGCCGAAGTCGCCATGTTCAAGACGGTGCTGCGCAAAACCGCGCGGGCGGTGCTTGACGTGCAATGA
- a CDS encoding P-II family nitrogen regulator, with protein MKKIEAIIKPFKLDEVKEALHEVGVSGITVTEAKGFGRQKGHTELYRGAEYVVDFLPKVKLEVVVDDDLAERVVEAIANAAQTGRIGDGKIFVIPVESALRIRTGEKGADAI; from the coding sequence ATGAAGAAAATCGAAGCGATCATCAAACCGTTCAAGCTGGACGAAGTGAAGGAGGCCCTCCACGAGGTTGGGGTGTCTGGTATCACCGTCACCGAAGCCAAGGGGTTCGGCCGGCAGAAGGGGCATACCGAACTGTATCGGGGTGCCGAATATGTCGTCGATTTCCTGCCGAAGGTGAAGCTTGAGGTGGTGGTCGACGACGACCTCGCCGAACGCGTGGTGGAAGCCATCGCCAATGCCGCCCAGACGGGCCGGATCGGTGACGGCAAGATCTTCGTGATCCCGGTGGAAAGCGCCCTGCGCATCCGCACCGGGGAGAAGGGCGCCGACGCGATCTGA